A region from the Manihot esculenta cultivar AM560-2 chromosome 13, M.esculenta_v8, whole genome shotgun sequence genome encodes:
- the LOC122721592 gene encoding putative E3 ubiquitin-protein ligase RING1a isoform X2: MNYAFIGIIKKTRTVMECLHRFCRECIDKSMRLGNNECPACRTHCASRRYLRDDPNYDALIAALYPDIDKYEEEELAFHEEERIRNKQIQASIAQIFQRQSEALVRRRTMGKETTGPFMERSQRNHRTVPSRRRRNSRGTEFQGSEDIDYENDDNGGKDSSSTDERSTEVRQRRRKRRPGIRPSQPSSSASNPEGGCIENDLEATRENRGISPGLVWNTEMLAWGRGGTRSHTRHGNASGCNNKTARSTRISKLVEYLRSLEEKNDELDVHLMLTSMDKESFTNLKQPYLCCQPSLSVKHLCEYIAQKKSLEAEEAEIFLVKGQHNLIDNLSSVHPPISVDELQILKGQETLACLRANCTSNRDYMILAYRQK, encoded by the exons ATGAATTATGCTTTTATAGGTATCATAAAGAAAACACGAACTGTGATGGAATGTCTGCACCGCTTTTGCAGAGAATGCATTGACAAATCAATGCGACTTGG GAATAATGAGTGCCCAGCTTGCCGCACACACTGTGCAAGTCGGCGTTATTTGAGAGATGATCCAAATTATGATGCTTTAATTGCTGCTTTATATCCAGACATTGACAAGTATGAGGAGGAG GAATTGGCTTTTCATGAGGAGGAAAGGATACGAAACAAGCAG ATCCAAGCTTCAATTGCTCAAATATTTCAACGACAATCTGAAGCACTAGTTAGGAGACGCACAATGGGTAAAGAAACAACTGGTCCATTCATGGAAAGGTCACAGCGCAATCATCGGACAGTCCCCTCAAGGAGGCGGCGGAACAGCCGAGGCACTGAATTCCAAGGATCCGAAGACATCGATTATGAAAATGATGATAATGGAGGTAAGGATTCATCTTCTACTGATGAACGCTCCACAGAAGTAAGGCAGCGCAGGCGCAAGAGACGGCCAGGAATTAGGCCTTCTCAACCTTCTTCATCAGCTTCAAATCCAGAGGGCGGATGCATTGAAAATGATTTAGAAGCCACCAGAGAGAATAGAGGAATATCTCCTGGCCTTGTTTGGAATACAGAAATGCTTGCCTGGGGCAGGGGTGGTACTCGAAGTCATACACGGCATGGTAATGCTAGCGGTTGCAACAACAAGACTGCCAGAAGCACTCGCATATCCAAGCTGGTAGAATATCTCAGGAGCTTAGAGGAAAAAAATGATGAG TTGGATGTTCACCTAATGCTTACTTCTATGGACAAGGAAAGTTTCACGAATTTGAAACAGCCCTACCTTTGCTGTCAACCCAGTTTGTCAGTCAAACACCTATGTGAA TATATTGCTCAGAAAAAGTCTTTGGAAGCTGAAGAAGCTgaaatatttttagttaaagGGCAGCACAACCTTATTGACAACCTGTCCTCTGTGCATCCACCAATATCAGTGGATGAGCTGCAAATTTTGAAAGGGCAGGAAACTTTGGCATGTCTTAGAGCCAATTGCACTTCCAATAGAGATTACATG ATTCTAGCATATAGGCagaagtag
- the LOC122721592 gene encoding putative E3 ubiquitin-protein ligase RING1a isoform X3, which yields MLLQSIQSIIKKTRTVMECLHRFCRECIDKSMRLGNNECPACRTHCASRRYLRDDPNYDALIAALYPDIDKYEEEELAFHEEERIRNKQIQASIAQIFQRQSEALVRRRTMGKETTGPFMERSQRNHRTVPSRRRRNSRGTEFQGSEDIDYENDDNGGKDSSSTDERSTEVRQRRRKRRPGIRPSQPSSSASNPEGGCIENDLEATRENRGISPGLVWNTEMLAWGRGGTRSHTRHGNASGCNNKTARSTRISKLVEYLRSLEEKNDELDVHLMLTSMDKESFTNLKQPYLCCQPSLSVKHLCEYIAQKKSLEAEEAEIFLVKGQHNLIDNLSSVHPPISVDELQILKGQETLACLRANCTSNRDYMVQV from the exons GTATCATAAAGAAAACACGAACTGTGATGGAATGTCTGCACCGCTTTTGCAGAGAATGCATTGACAAATCAATGCGACTTGG GAATAATGAGTGCCCAGCTTGCCGCACACACTGTGCAAGTCGGCGTTATTTGAGAGATGATCCAAATTATGATGCTTTAATTGCTGCTTTATATCCAGACATTGACAAGTATGAGGAGGAG GAATTGGCTTTTCATGAGGAGGAAAGGATACGAAACAAGCAG ATCCAAGCTTCAATTGCTCAAATATTTCAACGACAATCTGAAGCACTAGTTAGGAGACGCACAATGGGTAAAGAAACAACTGGTCCATTCATGGAAAGGTCACAGCGCAATCATCGGACAGTCCCCTCAAGGAGGCGGCGGAACAGCCGAGGCACTGAATTCCAAGGATCCGAAGACATCGATTATGAAAATGATGATAATGGAGGTAAGGATTCATCTTCTACTGATGAACGCTCCACAGAAGTAAGGCAGCGCAGGCGCAAGAGACGGCCAGGAATTAGGCCTTCTCAACCTTCTTCATCAGCTTCAAATCCAGAGGGCGGATGCATTGAAAATGATTTAGAAGCCACCAGAGAGAATAGAGGAATATCTCCTGGCCTTGTTTGGAATACAGAAATGCTTGCCTGGGGCAGGGGTGGTACTCGAAGTCATACACGGCATGGTAATGCTAGCGGTTGCAACAACAAGACTGCCAGAAGCACTCGCATATCCAAGCTGGTAGAATATCTCAGGAGCTTAGAGGAAAAAAATGATGAG TTGGATGTTCACCTAATGCTTACTTCTATGGACAAGGAAAGTTTCACGAATTTGAAACAGCCCTACCTTTGCTGTCAACCCAGTTTGTCAGTCAAACACCTATGTGAA TATATTGCTCAGAAAAAGTCTTTGGAAGCTGAAGAAGCTgaaatatttttagttaaagGGCAGCACAACCTTATTGACAACCTGTCCTCTGTGCATCCACCAATATCAGTGGATGAGCTGCAAATTTTGAAAGGGCAGGAAACTTTGGCATGTCTTAGAGCCAATTGCACTTCCAATAGAGATTACATG GTGCAAGTTTGA
- the LOC122721592 gene encoding putative E3 ubiquitin-protein ligase RING1a isoform X1, with amino-acid sequence MLLQSIQSIIKKTRTVMECLHRFCRECIDKSMRLGNNECPACRTHCASRRYLRDDPNYDALIAALYPDIDKYEEEELAFHEEERIRNKQIQASIAQIFQRQSEALVRRRTMGKETTGPFMERSQRNHRTVPSRRRRNSRGTEFQGSEDIDYENDDNGGKDSSSTDERSTEVRQRRRKRRPGIRPSQPSSSASNPEGGCIENDLEATRENRGISPGLVWNTEMLAWGRGGTRSHTRHGNASGCNNKTARSTRISKLVEYLRSLEEKNDELDVHLMLTSMDKESFTNLKQPYLCCQPSLSVKHLCEYIAQKKSLEAEEAEIFLVKGQHNLIDNLSSVHPPISVDELQILKGQETLACLRANCTSNRDYMILAYRQK; translated from the exons GTATCATAAAGAAAACACGAACTGTGATGGAATGTCTGCACCGCTTTTGCAGAGAATGCATTGACAAATCAATGCGACTTGG GAATAATGAGTGCCCAGCTTGCCGCACACACTGTGCAAGTCGGCGTTATTTGAGAGATGATCCAAATTATGATGCTTTAATTGCTGCTTTATATCCAGACATTGACAAGTATGAGGAGGAG GAATTGGCTTTTCATGAGGAGGAAAGGATACGAAACAAGCAG ATCCAAGCTTCAATTGCTCAAATATTTCAACGACAATCTGAAGCACTAGTTAGGAGACGCACAATGGGTAAAGAAACAACTGGTCCATTCATGGAAAGGTCACAGCGCAATCATCGGACAGTCCCCTCAAGGAGGCGGCGGAACAGCCGAGGCACTGAATTCCAAGGATCCGAAGACATCGATTATGAAAATGATGATAATGGAGGTAAGGATTCATCTTCTACTGATGAACGCTCCACAGAAGTAAGGCAGCGCAGGCGCAAGAGACGGCCAGGAATTAGGCCTTCTCAACCTTCTTCATCAGCTTCAAATCCAGAGGGCGGATGCATTGAAAATGATTTAGAAGCCACCAGAGAGAATAGAGGAATATCTCCTGGCCTTGTTTGGAATACAGAAATGCTTGCCTGGGGCAGGGGTGGTACTCGAAGTCATACACGGCATGGTAATGCTAGCGGTTGCAACAACAAGACTGCCAGAAGCACTCGCATATCCAAGCTGGTAGAATATCTCAGGAGCTTAGAGGAAAAAAATGATGAG TTGGATGTTCACCTAATGCTTACTTCTATGGACAAGGAAAGTTTCACGAATTTGAAACAGCCCTACCTTTGCTGTCAACCCAGTTTGTCAGTCAAACACCTATGTGAA TATATTGCTCAGAAAAAGTCTTTGGAAGCTGAAGAAGCTgaaatatttttagttaaagGGCAGCACAACCTTATTGACAACCTGTCCTCTGTGCATCCACCAATATCAGTGGATGAGCTGCAAATTTTGAAAGGGCAGGAAACTTTGGCATGTCTTAGAGCCAATTGCACTTCCAATAGAGATTACATG ATTCTAGCATATAGGCagaagtag
- the LOC122721592 gene encoding putative E3 ubiquitin-protein ligase RING1a isoform X5, which produces MLLQSIQSIIKKTRTVMECLHRFCRECIDKSMRLGNNECPACRTHCASRRYLRDDPNYDALIAALYPDIDKYEEEELAFHEEERIRNKQIQASIAQIFQRQSEALVRRRTMGKETTGPFMERSQRNHRTVPSRRRRNSRGTEFQGSEDIDYENDDNGGKDSSSTDERSTEVRQRRRKRRPGIRPSQPSSSASNPEGGCIENDLEATRENRGISPGLVWNTEMLAWGRGGTRSHTRHGNASGCNNKTARSTRISKLVEYLRSLEEKNDEYIAQKKSLEAEEAEIFLVKGQHNLIDNLSSVHPPISVDELQILKGQETLACLRANCTSNRDYMILAYRQK; this is translated from the exons GTATCATAAAGAAAACACGAACTGTGATGGAATGTCTGCACCGCTTTTGCAGAGAATGCATTGACAAATCAATGCGACTTGG GAATAATGAGTGCCCAGCTTGCCGCACACACTGTGCAAGTCGGCGTTATTTGAGAGATGATCCAAATTATGATGCTTTAATTGCTGCTTTATATCCAGACATTGACAAGTATGAGGAGGAG GAATTGGCTTTTCATGAGGAGGAAAGGATACGAAACAAGCAG ATCCAAGCTTCAATTGCTCAAATATTTCAACGACAATCTGAAGCACTAGTTAGGAGACGCACAATGGGTAAAGAAACAACTGGTCCATTCATGGAAAGGTCACAGCGCAATCATCGGACAGTCCCCTCAAGGAGGCGGCGGAACAGCCGAGGCACTGAATTCCAAGGATCCGAAGACATCGATTATGAAAATGATGATAATGGAGGTAAGGATTCATCTTCTACTGATGAACGCTCCACAGAAGTAAGGCAGCGCAGGCGCAAGAGACGGCCAGGAATTAGGCCTTCTCAACCTTCTTCATCAGCTTCAAATCCAGAGGGCGGATGCATTGAAAATGATTTAGAAGCCACCAGAGAGAATAGAGGAATATCTCCTGGCCTTGTTTGGAATACAGAAATGCTTGCCTGGGGCAGGGGTGGTACTCGAAGTCATACACGGCATGGTAATGCTAGCGGTTGCAACAACAAGACTGCCAGAAGCACTCGCATATCCAAGCTGGTAGAATATCTCAGGAGCTTAGAGGAAAAAAATGATGAG TATATTGCTCAGAAAAAGTCTTTGGAAGCTGAAGAAGCTgaaatatttttagttaaagGGCAGCACAACCTTATTGACAACCTGTCCTCTGTGCATCCACCAATATCAGTGGATGAGCTGCAAATTTTGAAAGGGCAGGAAACTTTGGCATGTCTTAGAGCCAATTGCACTTCCAATAGAGATTACATG ATTCTAGCATATAGGCagaagtag
- the LOC122721592 gene encoding putative E3 ubiquitin-protein ligase RING1a isoform X4 — MECLHRFCRECIDKSMRLGNNECPACRTHCASRRYLRDDPNYDALIAALYPDIDKYEEEELAFHEEERIRNKQIQASIAQIFQRQSEALVRRRTMGKETTGPFMERSQRNHRTVPSRRRRNSRGTEFQGSEDIDYENDDNGGKDSSSTDERSTEVRQRRRKRRPGIRPSQPSSSASNPEGGCIENDLEATRENRGISPGLVWNTEMLAWGRGGTRSHTRHGNASGCNNKTARSTRISKLVEYLRSLEEKNDELDVHLMLTSMDKESFTNLKQPYLCCQPSLSVKHLCEYIAQKKSLEAEEAEIFLVKGQHNLIDNLSSVHPPISVDELQILKGQETLACLRANCTSNRDYMILAYRQK, encoded by the exons ATGGAATGTCTGCACCGCTTTTGCAGAGAATGCATTGACAAATCAATGCGACTTGG GAATAATGAGTGCCCAGCTTGCCGCACACACTGTGCAAGTCGGCGTTATTTGAGAGATGATCCAAATTATGATGCTTTAATTGCTGCTTTATATCCAGACATTGACAAGTATGAGGAGGAG GAATTGGCTTTTCATGAGGAGGAAAGGATACGAAACAAGCAG ATCCAAGCTTCAATTGCTCAAATATTTCAACGACAATCTGAAGCACTAGTTAGGAGACGCACAATGGGTAAAGAAACAACTGGTCCATTCATGGAAAGGTCACAGCGCAATCATCGGACAGTCCCCTCAAGGAGGCGGCGGAACAGCCGAGGCACTGAATTCCAAGGATCCGAAGACATCGATTATGAAAATGATGATAATGGAGGTAAGGATTCATCTTCTACTGATGAACGCTCCACAGAAGTAAGGCAGCGCAGGCGCAAGAGACGGCCAGGAATTAGGCCTTCTCAACCTTCTTCATCAGCTTCAAATCCAGAGGGCGGATGCATTGAAAATGATTTAGAAGCCACCAGAGAGAATAGAGGAATATCTCCTGGCCTTGTTTGGAATACAGAAATGCTTGCCTGGGGCAGGGGTGGTACTCGAAGTCATACACGGCATGGTAATGCTAGCGGTTGCAACAACAAGACTGCCAGAAGCACTCGCATATCCAAGCTGGTAGAATATCTCAGGAGCTTAGAGGAAAAAAATGATGAG TTGGATGTTCACCTAATGCTTACTTCTATGGACAAGGAAAGTTTCACGAATTTGAAACAGCCCTACCTTTGCTGTCAACCCAGTTTGTCAGTCAAACACCTATGTGAA TATATTGCTCAGAAAAAGTCTTTGGAAGCTGAAGAAGCTgaaatatttttagttaaagGGCAGCACAACCTTATTGACAACCTGTCCTCTGTGCATCCACCAATATCAGTGGATGAGCTGCAAATTTTGAAAGGGCAGGAAACTTTGGCATGTCTTAGAGCCAATTGCACTTCCAATAGAGATTACATG ATTCTAGCATATAGGCagaagtag
- the LOC122721589 gene encoding protein TPX2-like isoform X1 encodes MFINFHRQGAIGLKGNGPHESSAALASNANPRIATLMQERRHPNANSRGEVFNSHKGQTVSGFLVDPSKQTQAAKEGRRDFPENQHKKVSHSGPLVQGTGWTKAGKDGNNPSTVLSTRTKRQKLEGGRTFVSTEVSHQNNHWKPHLTEPKTPLLHTTLRARPPKVKSSLELEKEELEKIPKFKARPLNKKLSLNSEPHIANPVPRNTLPNPFHLHTEERGAKKDRKFVLDLILKRVEEERARIPKANPYPYTTDYRVVPPKPEPKPCTKPEPFQLESLVRHEEEMQREVEERQRLEKEEANMRIFKAQPVIKEDPIPLPEKVRKPVTQVDQFSLHTDNRAVDRAKFHHKLKVKEQLYKRYREESEAARMIEEEKALKQLRRTMVPHARPVPSFDHPFCPKKSSRETTKAKSPNLRVLRRKERQRMMINNAVSSPASCMR; translated from the exons ATGTTCATTAATTTTCATAGGCAAGGAGCAATTGGACTCAAGGGGAATGGACCACATGAATCTAGTGCTGCTCTAGCATCAAATGCGAATCCCAGAATAGCAACATTGATGCAG GAAAGACGACATCCAAATGCAAATAGCAGAGGTGAAGTATTCAACTCTCACAAGGGGCAAACTGTTTCTGGTTTTCTGGTTGATCCTTCTAAACAAACTCAAGCTGCAAAAGAAGGGAGAAGAGATTTCCCAGAGAATCAACATAAGAAAGTTTCGCACTCTGGCCCATTGGTCCAGGGGACAGGCTGGACAAAGGCCGGAAAGGATGGTAACAATCCTAGTACTGTGTTGTCAACCAGAACCAAACGGCAGAAGCTAGAAGGAGGAAGAACATTCGTTTCAACAGAGGTGTCCCATCAG AATAATCACTGGAAGCCTCATCTTACTGAACCTAAAACTCCTCTTCTTCACACTACTTTGAGAGCCCGACCTCCAAAGGTGAAAAGTTCTCTTGAGCTTGAAAAAGAGGAACTTGAAAAGATCCCTAAATTTAAGGCCAGGCCTTTGAATAAGAAG CTTTCATTAAACTCGGAACCTCACATTGCCAATCCAGTTCCAAGAAACACACTACCAAATCCATTCCATCTCCACACTGAG GAAAGGGGGGCTAAAAAGGATAGGAAATTTGTACTGGACCTTATCCTGAAGCGGGTGGAGGAGGAAAGGGCCAGGATTCCAAAGGCTAATCCATATCCTTACACTACCGACTACCGCGTG GTTCCTCCTAAACCAGAGCCAAAACCATGCACAAAACCAGAACCTTTCCAGTTGGAGAGTCTAGTGAGACACGAGGAGGAAATGCAAAGGGAAGTGGAAGAAAGACAGAGGCTTGAGAAAGAAGAGGCCAATATGAGGATATTCAAAGCACAGCCAGTCATAAAAGA GGACCCAATTCCACTACCAGAGAAAGTGCGGAAACCCGTTACACAAGTTGACCAATTTAGTCTCCATACAGATAACAGGGCTGTGGATAGGGCAAAATTTCATCACAAG TTGAAGGTGAAAGAACAATTATACAAGAGATACAGGGAGGAAAGTGAAGCTGCAAGAATG ATAGAGGAAGAGAAGGCACTAAAACAATTAAGGAGAACAATGGTTCCTCATGCAAGGCCTGTGCCAAGCTTTGACCATCCATTCTGCCCCAAGAA ATCTTCCAGGGAAACCACAAAAGCAAAGTCACCAAATTTGCGGGTGCTTCGAAGAAAAGAAAGGCAGAGGATGATGATAAATAATGCAGTTTCCAGCCCCGCTTCATGTATGAGGTGA
- the LOC122721589 gene encoding protein TPX2-like isoform X2 — protein MFINFHRQGAIGLKGNGPHESSAALASNANPRIATLMQERRHPNANSRGEVFNSHKGQTVSGFLVDPSKQTQAAKEGRRDFPENQHKKVSHSGPLVQGTGWTKAGKDGNNPSTVLSTRTKRQKLEGGRTFVSTEVSHQNNHWKPHLTEPKTPLLHTTLRARPPKVKSSLELEKEELEKIPKFKARPLNKKLSLNSEPHIANPVPRNTLPNPFHLHTEERGAKKDRKFVLDLILKRVEEERARIPKANPYPYTTDYRVVPPKPEPKPCTKPEPFQLESLVRHEEEMQREVEERQRLEKEEANMRIFKAQPVIKEDPIPLPEKVRKPVTQVDQFSLHTDNRAVDRAKFHHKIEEEKALKQLRRTMVPHARPVPSFDHPFCPKKSSRETTKAKSPNLRVLRRKERQRMMINNAVSSPASCMR, from the exons ATGTTCATTAATTTTCATAGGCAAGGAGCAATTGGACTCAAGGGGAATGGACCACATGAATCTAGTGCTGCTCTAGCATCAAATGCGAATCCCAGAATAGCAACATTGATGCAG GAAAGACGACATCCAAATGCAAATAGCAGAGGTGAAGTATTCAACTCTCACAAGGGGCAAACTGTTTCTGGTTTTCTGGTTGATCCTTCTAAACAAACTCAAGCTGCAAAAGAAGGGAGAAGAGATTTCCCAGAGAATCAACATAAGAAAGTTTCGCACTCTGGCCCATTGGTCCAGGGGACAGGCTGGACAAAGGCCGGAAAGGATGGTAACAATCCTAGTACTGTGTTGTCAACCAGAACCAAACGGCAGAAGCTAGAAGGAGGAAGAACATTCGTTTCAACAGAGGTGTCCCATCAG AATAATCACTGGAAGCCTCATCTTACTGAACCTAAAACTCCTCTTCTTCACACTACTTTGAGAGCCCGACCTCCAAAGGTGAAAAGTTCTCTTGAGCTTGAAAAAGAGGAACTTGAAAAGATCCCTAAATTTAAGGCCAGGCCTTTGAATAAGAAG CTTTCATTAAACTCGGAACCTCACATTGCCAATCCAGTTCCAAGAAACACACTACCAAATCCATTCCATCTCCACACTGAG GAAAGGGGGGCTAAAAAGGATAGGAAATTTGTACTGGACCTTATCCTGAAGCGGGTGGAGGAGGAAAGGGCCAGGATTCCAAAGGCTAATCCATATCCTTACACTACCGACTACCGCGTG GTTCCTCCTAAACCAGAGCCAAAACCATGCACAAAACCAGAACCTTTCCAGTTGGAGAGTCTAGTGAGACACGAGGAGGAAATGCAAAGGGAAGTGGAAGAAAGACAGAGGCTTGAGAAAGAAGAGGCCAATATGAGGATATTCAAAGCACAGCCAGTCATAAAAGA GGACCCAATTCCACTACCAGAGAAAGTGCGGAAACCCGTTACACAAGTTGACCAATTTAGTCTCCATACAGATAACAGGGCTGTGGATAGGGCAAAATTTCATCACAAG ATAGAGGAAGAGAAGGCACTAAAACAATTAAGGAGAACAATGGTTCCTCATGCAAGGCCTGTGCCAAGCTTTGACCATCCATTCTGCCCCAAGAA ATCTTCCAGGGAAACCACAAAAGCAAAGTCACCAAATTTGCGGGTGCTTCGAAGAAAAGAAAGGCAGAGGATGATGATAAATAATGCAGTTTCCAGCCCCGCTTCATGTATGAGGTGA
- the LOC122721463 gene encoding uncharacterized protein LOC122721463, whose amino-acid sequence MEQSQVTTAASCGWPALYASVLLGAVFGFLSMVAALAVAVPATLVIWITVLVLLTFFGKPRRALVIEGRKITREIVGCVLKILLKEGNVVAAVCAVLGYFALVRRNYEGN is encoded by the exons ATGG AGCAAAGCCAAGTCACTACTGCAGCTTCTTGTGGGTGGCCTGCGTTGTATGCGTCTGTTCTTTTAGGGGCTGTTTTTGGATTCCTTTCAATGGTTGCAGCTCTTGCAGTGGCTGTGCCAGCCACCTTGGTAATATGGATCACAGTTCTGGTCTTGTTGACTTTCTTTGGAAAGCCAAGGAGGGCATTGGTGATTGAGGGAAGAAAGATCACTAGAGAAATTGTTGGGTGTGTGTTAAAGATTTTGTTAAAGGAAGGGAATGTTGTGGCTGCTGTTTGTGCTGTTCTAGGCTACTTTGCTCTGGTTAGAAGGAATTATGAAGGCAATTGA